Part of the Chelmon rostratus isolate fCheRos1 chromosome 13, fCheRos1.pri, whole genome shotgun sequence genome is shown below.
CAGCTTTTGTGACGAAACCGTCTCTTGTTGCAGACCTACGGCTTGAAGCTGAAGGACAGCTCTGCAGTGGAGATGTGCACGTTTGTGTGTAAGGTGCAGGAGGACAGCGCTGCAGAGAGTGCAGGCCTCACCGCAGGTGAGCTACCCACATCCTCTGCACAGTATCTACACACCCTGCACATACAGAACTGTCTGACCTTTTTCTGGTCAACGTAAAGATTGACAGATGCATCACTTACCACACATGCAAACGCTACATTCCAcctattctctctctctctctctcacacacacacacacactgatgcgCAAATAGAATTGATGATAATTGACGAATTCCTTTTTTCGCATCCTCATTTCTTGTAGGAGACATTATCGTCACAATCAACGGGGTCAGCATCGAAGGATCGTCTCATCAGCACATCCTCGATCTGATAAAAGAATCAACCAACAGTCTAAAGTGAGTGACAGAAATGATTATAACGTCCCAGAATGCAGCACAACAAGGCACCGCAGAGGATGAGCAGCACAGAATCTGCACATCCtctgcacagaaataaaaacagtattatAAGAGTGTTCCCTGGTGAAAGTGTATATAATTATGTGCTATTATGTGATTGCAGGATGGAGACTGTATGTGGGAATGTAGTGAAGCAGATAGAGCTAGAGAAGAGGATGAACCTGCTCAAGGTGTGTCTCCTCCACCctgcctgtttttgttctctgtaAGCTCTGTGTATTTGTTAGGCAACATGCAAACCACACAAACCCAGGTGGTAATAATGAAggtgcacaaaaaaaagacatttcacagCAAAACCTGCACTGCAGAGGAATTGTGTGCCCTCATACTGAAATACTGTGTTTGTAGGTAATTTCTTTGAATGCACAGGCTAAAAGAATTTAACTGGAAGTCAAtgtttttgggggttttttttttgcccataCAGCAATCACTACGCGAGAAATTGGTGGAGCTGCAAGCGCTTACAGTACAGGAAAGACGCCTAACGCGAGGTGAGAGGGTTTGTTCGACTGTCAAACCACAGCACTTCCTTTCTCACAGCCATTGTCCGTTTTGTACAGCAACACTGTTTCTGAAGTGAGCTGAGGTGTAAACTCCAGATAAATGAGATAAAGGAGTTCCCCAGATAAAAGACAGAGAAGCTGCTGACGAACTTCCTGTTGCAAACTTCTcgtcagctgcagcttttactAACAGGGGCTTTGTTTTCAGGTAACTTGAACAACAGCGGCCTCCACCTCCCCGCGGACTGTTCGGCTGTCCTGAGCTCCCCCATGGGCCGCTGTGGCCGGCGTTTCTCCAGCGACAGCAGCTACAGGAGCGGGATGACTGACGACAGCGATCAGGCCAGTGTGTTTGGAGATCTGAGCTCCCCCAGCCCCTTCAGTGCAGCTAGCACCTCAGACGATGCCTGCTTCTTCTCCAGAGACTTCCCCTCGCAGGACAGCTCCGGACGGTTTTCCTCAAGCAGCAGCCACCACCATCAATCCCTCGCccgctccagcagctccagtttGGCCGGCAGCAGCGGATCCCTCTCGCCTTCCTGGGAGGAAACAAGGATCTCCTCCTTGTTCGGTACCCTGCCCCGTAAAAGCAGGAGAGCCAGTGTTCGCAAGCACATCTTCAGGTTAATTCCTGGACTCCAGCGGTcagttgaggaggaggagatggggaCAAACGCTCACTGAAGGGCTGTTCACGTACTCTTTGTACTCAGTGATAAGTTACCAAGGTTTCTCCTGCTGTGAACAAGATTCAGAGACAAATAGACACTGTAATGAAGTGCTTACCCATAGCTAACAGGCTGGGTTAGCtcttgaaaaataataatagggGTCTGCTTTTATGGgggcacagagaggacacatTGTGGCACTTGGCATTAAGATAATGTCAAAGCTTATGCAGGAGGGTCTTCAGCCTTTAAGGTGAGCCTGGCTCACTGTTTGGCTTCACTGGTGGTGCACAAAAGcattatgaaaatgtaaaatgttctTCCTTTGAACAAGTGATTGAATGAATGTACATACAAGATGAGTGTGATCAGCATTAATCATATCAGCCTgaactgctgcagcagtttaaaAAGAGACGACCGTGACCTGAAATACATGAGAACCATCATCAccattcatttttcaagcagcagGACTTCTGTCACGTTCAGGTGCTGAAAACCAAAACGAAACCTCTGCTCTGTATAGCCGGCTGCTCAGCTCAAAACAGGATGTGGGTACGAGAGGTACTACTtaactgttttcatttccaaaatgaCTTTCAGGCTGTATACAACTTACTTGCGTTGCAcgctcagaaacactgaaactgtttCTTGTCTGAATCAACTGAAATTTGAATGTTTCACTTTCAGTAGCAAGAAAATACCACTTTTACGAGGCTGTCAGGCTTTATTTTTTGGTATAAATCCAGATTATAtgtttgcaaaaataaataaacttgtGAAGTCTTATGCACCGACCAGTGTTGTCCTTcagatgatgataataataatgcacaCTCTATTCTAACGGCACAATTTGAACAGGAGCGACGAGACCTACATTGAGGACTTTTGTTGATGATGCAGCCAAACATTAAACATCATTTACTCGTAAACTGAAACAAATACTATTCTGGGGGACGCACAACAGTTGGCAAAAATGAAGCTGTAAAACTTGAGAAAAGACACCCCACACATTTCCTGTAATAAGTCTCACTTCTTtggtttcctgctgctgctgctaaagagacacagaggcatTAACACATTATGTGTTTTCCTGCACTTGATTACTATTCACAAaaattgtgatgttttattttgaagcagcAACTGAGAGAGGTCATTCGACTAGTGTTATGATGCAGAAAATCAAATAGttcaaataaaaatcattatGAAAGCAAGATGTGTAGTGTGCATGCAGCGGTGGAAAGAGTTTTCACACCCTTGAAAAAAAAGTACTGTGTGTACTAAaccaacaatgaaaaaatacaagtcctgcattcaaaatcctacttaagtaaaagaatTGGCAACAAGTGTActcaaagtatcaaaagtaaaagcagcagttctgcatcaaaatgtgtcctgtgactgatttattattatatatgacattattagatgGTCACAAgtgatgcatcagtgttttaagcagcatgttactgttgtagctggttgaggtggagctaactGTAATTACTTTACAGGTTCTCAACTGAGGGATCAGGCCCCTCCAAACGGTCACAAGCCtaatctgaggggtcatgagatgattagcAGGAGAGGGGATGAAAGTTCTGTGCCACAAAATCTgtatgaatttttttttctctaatcgTTGCTTTTTTGTGAACGACTGGAGAGTTTTACATCTTTGTTCCTGAGCAGTTATTCGAATTAAACCATTTGAGAAGTTTCATGGGGAAATGTATTTTGggtggagctgctaacagctcaTATatatctgaaacatgacaagggGCCCCATTGACACAGTTTGTTGTACAATATTTGTGAAATGTGGATAAAGAAGCATAGAACTGACTATTCAATGGCTCAAAAttgcacttaagtacagtacttgaataaatgtactttgcGCTACTGTTTGCAGTGAACCTCAGTTCTGATGTTGTGTGTTGAAAGTACTGTAAGTTCTCTTGATGTTATATCAGCATTTCAGGTGATTGTCATTGGAGTAAAGGTCTTTATATGCAGTCAAAGACATAACATGGCTTAGCTTCAGCACATGTGCAAAAGCGCTGTCGGTTCATGCCTATAGGAGAATGTTAATCCACGCTCAATATGCTACAGAGGGAAAGTGGTCAGCCAGCAGAGATTATTTAAGAATGAGTGCAGATGCATGTGCAGATGCCAGAGTCACAAAGAGTCTTTGTAGGGGCCACAACAAAACCACCGTTCTTCTGTGCTTCGACGCGTACACAGAATTACATGGTACTGCAGAGCACGCCAGACAGCTTGATCTCACGCTGCCTGCTGGATGCAGGAGGGAGCCTTTCTCCACTCTGACAATGTAGGATGACAGCGAGTATTTTGGTAGCAGACTTGGAACGCCAGCGCAGACGATGTGGCGATGCAAAGTCTAAGGTTGCTTGATTcaacaaatctgcaaaaaaGCATCTAGAAGCTTTGGAACTTGACTGTTTTCAACATCATAGGGGAAAAGAATGGAGACGGAGACGAGCACAATACCGCCAAAGCCCCCAAGGCTCACACTAGAAGAAAATTCACTAGCTTCCCAGGTACTGGAGATCATTGGTGGGGTCACTCTTGAGGCCCTTCAGACTCTGGAGGAACCCGAAGAAAGAGATGTGTGGTCAATGGAGGAGGGGGACGACTCTGTGTTCTACAGTGATGAGGACCAAGCTCATcaggacataaaaacaaacGCACAGCGTTTAGTGCACAGCGAGTGTGAGCATCCTGTCAACAGTGTGGCAGCTGATGATGAACCTGTCCTGGCAGAGGAGGATGGTCCAGGCAAAGAATGCACGACTGGCAGAGAAAATTCAGAGATGGAGAAGGAAGTGACTCTGCAGGCCATTCTGACCGAACAAGGAGGGGAACATCAAGAGCTCCAAATGGCAGAAACTGAGCCTGTGGATCAGTCAGACGCAGCAGACCCGGGAGCACAGTCTAATCGAACTCCAGAGACGTCTGTGAGCACCTGTGGAGAATCTCTGCAACTGAactgcacagacatgcaaaccCAGCCGGAGCAAAACATAGCAGCAGAAAAAGGTAAGAAGACTACTAGCATTTTTATGTTTGAGAAAGAGGATTTGTTTACAGAATGCAAAActcccttctttttctttgccagtagaggaagaggatgtgATGCTAGACACACCAAACCTTCAACCCTTTGATGCAACTAATGAGGAGAGTATCACAAGACTGAACGTGGAGGCAGAGGTCCCAGAGCAGATGTCTGGTGCTGAACTCCAGGTATCAGGAAATAGGCAGCTGCAGGTGGACCGGGAGCCAGAGCAGGACCACAACATCCATTCTCCCGTGGGCTTTCATCAAAACCCCAGCCCAGGCTACTCCACCCTGCCTCTGCCGAAGAAATCCGGCCACCAGAAACCCTTCAACCACCTCTCTTCCTCCAAATACGGCAGTGTGTCCTACCGCAAGATCCGCAGAGGAAACACCCGCCAGAGGATCGAGGAGTTTGAGTACATGATGATGAATTTATGAGGTGATTCTGTGTTCTTCaggagaataaaaacatgatccaaaacaacaaatatgagGATTAAAAGGAACCTGATTGTACAGCTACGTCTTATTGTACACAGTTTACATATTTATGTTCTAAAAACTGCTTGTAGAGGGTATTAAAAGTATCTGATGTAACTCTCCAGGTCACACCAACCTCACATGCGAGATTTCTCTGTCTGTTGAGCAAAGCCTGACAAGCATCTCATCTCTGTGAGGTACTTTAtgcttttcatttggttttcaGAGGAAAGCATCTTGTTATGTAAGGCAGGTATTTGAACAACAGATTAAATGAGTAAGAAGCTCAGGCCTTTATAATCCTACTACTTAAAATAAGTAAGATGTTGTTTGGTATTAGAGCCTCAGTATCTTAACTTCTGGAGTGGTGAAACTATTAGGGGATGTATTTCTGAGTGATTAACTGCATGCCCTAATGAGTAGTGgagaagaaacaaataaaaggaGATACACGCTGTTAAGTCTTTATCTTCATCATtctattttttacattattaaGAAGAGAAAAACCCATTTCTTTTAATCTGTGGTTAAAGGGTTTGATAACGATCATGAAATCACAGCACAGGTTTATTGGGTGTTTTGAACCAACGCTTCCCTCTAGTGACGAGAAGAAATTCATACAAACAGGGAGACGGCTTTCACAACAAGACCTGCAGCTACATAAAGCATCATTTAAAACCCATCAAAAGTGATGAACGTAACATCCAAAAAAAGACGATGTCTCACTGAAAAGATGTGAGCCGTTTCatacaaatgaataaattctACATTTCATGCAATTAAACTCATTATTCAGTCccagcagagcaaacacacacacaaaaaatcacTTTTACATCTGAAATCTATAAGGCACTGTTTATCTTCTCTATCTTTGGCAGTGAACTGATATGTTGTGCTCAAGATGGATTCGGAGTGTTCTTTCATTAACCTGAAGCCCTTAAAGCCTTTTCTTCCACATGCCAGTGCAGAGGATCTTTTCTAAACTTAGCAAACTCTGGTCCAGATCTTCATAAACAGGGAGAAGATCCACTCTTTCTTCTGGCACAGGCGCTTAAACTCAAGGTCAGCCTGTGCTGATATGACATTAGAAACATTGCATATCCCCACACCCTCTGCTTTACACCACACATGCCATCAAAGTGCTCCCCACCTCCCCTGGACAGGCTGGGTCGCGGAGTGGGCTGCAGCGCGAGGCCGCTGCAGGTCCTCACAGTGCATGCTTTGACACATAAACTCATTTTGGTCTCATCACTGAGCGTGGTAGTGTGTGAACTGCCACTTTTGGAAGGCGTTGCTGGGTTCACATGGGTTGAGGCGAAGAGTGTCCCCCTGAGGACCCGCCTCCAGGCACATGTGGTGGGACACAAACTCCGCTATGAGGTGCTCCCCCTGTGCAGACACAGGACAGGAAACATAATGAAGGAGCGGCTGCACTCATTTTcaactgacagcaacatttttcactCAGAGTGAATTAGAGGCAGGACCGCCCTGTTTGAAATATGTCTTACAGAGACTAAAATGAGTTGagaaatgcaggaaaaacaagaacacaggAAAAGTCAACCTACCAGAGCGGAGTTGGAGGATTTGTGGAACCAGCGGAGTTCAGCCTTGGTGTTGTCGCATAACAGTAAAGCAAAGCCGTTGCCCTTGCCTTGGGGGGCAACACATACGTCCTGCTGGCGAACGTGCCTTATCCAGGTGTAATTAAAGTGCTGACTCTGACAGAAGAGTGACAAGGATGCAATTACGCTTCATGAAGACTGAGAGATTCTGAGGGACGGCTCTGTGGGGCCGCTCTGAATCCAAAAAGACCACATTCAGAAATGCCTGGCCTCGTCTTGGACTACACCCTTGTTTATCGTGGCTTGGGTCCTGCCTGCGCTTGTCCTGATCTGGATATTTTTGTTATGCCCCCCCCACAATTACCATGTTCATGAGGCCAGAATTGCACAATATGTGCATATCTTTGTAAGAAACACGGAGAAAAGTTTAAGAAAATGATCTGGAGAATAAATTAATGACACCTACCTGCTTGCTGAGATCACATATCTCAAAAAACAGAGAGCCTTTGTGCAGATTGAGGCATTTTCTTAAGCCGCGATTGAAGATCTGCAAGGAAAAATGACATGTTGGAAACAACACCACTGCAAATATTTGTTTACTAATTCAGAATCATGCATGAAAACA
Proteins encoded:
- the LOC121616073 gene encoding cytohesin-interacting protein, whose translation is MQSTMNFNGLQRQGSQENYILDNTLRKKCSLWYRRSLKGNNDRHRQSTGSLPRVCKPKQTHSNSLVDYSDPQRITIVLEKQDNETFGFEIQTYGLKLKDSSAVEMCTFVCKVQEDSAAESAGLTAGDIIVTINGVSIEGSSHQHILDLIKESTNSLKMETVCGNVVKQIELEKRMNLLKQSLREKLVELQALTVQERRLTRGNLNNSGLHLPADCSAVLSSPMGRCGRRFSSDSSYRSGMTDDSDQASVFGDLSSPSPFSAASTSDDACFFSRDFPSQDSSGRFSSSSSHHHQSLARSSSSSLAGSSGSLSPSWEETRISSLFGTLPRKSRRASVRKHIFRLIPGLQRSVEEEEMGTNAH
- the LOC121616336 gene encoding ermin-like, with the protein product METETSTIPPKPPRLTLEENSLASQVLEIIGGVTLEALQTLEEPEERDVWSMEEGDDSVFYSDEDQAHQDIKTNAQRLVHSECEHPVNSVAADDEPVLAEEDGPGKECTTGRENSEMEKEVTLQAILTEQGGEHQELQMAETEPVDQSDAADPGAQSNRTPETSVSTCGESLQLNCTDMQTQPEQNIAAEKVEEEDVMLDTPNLQPFDATNEESITRLNVEAEVPEQMSGAELQVSGNRQLQVDREPEQDHNIHSPVGFHQNPSPGYSTLPLPKKSGHQKPFNHLSSSKYGSVSYRKIRRGNTRQRIEEFEYMMMNL